A genomic segment from Ruegeria sp. TM1040 encodes:
- a CDS encoding cytochrome P450, with protein sequence MTLRPPKPPVRPDRVSLWRYLKLFRADILSAQPQRLYRAWMAEFRTPFFRSFLVNQPALLDVILKERPDDFPKSNRVGEGLRPLLGNSVFLTNGETWKRQRRIIDPAFEGGRLKESFPAMRAAAEAGVARLRPHADGSELEIEAEASHIAADVIFRTLFSIPIEHEVAAEVFSRFRAYQQAQPILNLAAFVPVPRWMPRFYPKGTRQNARHIRRLIADLTKARMAEIAAGTAPDDLATKIMTTLDPETGKGFGAEEMVDQVAIFFLAGHETSASALGWALYLLALYPEWQEKLAAEVAEHGAEEFADLSKLRLTRDVFRETLRLYPPVPMMVREAVQTERFRDREVLRGSQMVLSPWHLHRHERLWERPDEFDPGRWQSENGKACARNAYMPFSAGSRVCTGAGFAMVEGVLILAQILRHYRITPVEGRSPEPVAHLTVRSRTGIWLRFSHR encoded by the coding sequence ATGACCCTGCGCCCGCCAAAACCCCCGGTACGGCCTGACAGAGTCTCGCTCTGGCGCTACCTGAAGCTGTTTCGGGCCGATATTCTGTCGGCGCAGCCGCAGCGGCTCTATCGGGCGTGGATGGCAGAGTTTCGCACGCCCTTCTTTCGGTCCTTCCTGGTCAATCAACCTGCGCTTCTGGATGTGATCCTGAAAGAGCGCCCGGATGATTTCCCGAAATCCAACCGCGTGGGCGAGGGGCTGCGGCCACTCCTTGGAAACTCCGTCTTTCTGACCAATGGCGAGACCTGGAAACGGCAGCGGCGCATCATTGATCCCGCCTTTGAGGGCGGTCGACTGAAGGAGAGCTTTCCAGCGATGCGCGCCGCAGCCGAGGCAGGGGTTGCGCGTTTGCGTCCACACGCGGATGGGTCAGAACTCGAGATCGAGGCTGAAGCCTCGCATATCGCGGCGGATGTGATCTTTCGCACGCTGTTTTCCATTCCCATCGAACATGAGGTCGCCGCAGAGGTCTTTTCCCGGTTCCGCGCCTATCAGCAGGCGCAGCCGATCCTCAATCTGGCGGCCTTTGTACCGGTGCCCCGCTGGATGCCCCGGTTCTACCCCAAGGGAACCCGACAGAACGCGCGCCATATTCGCAGGCTGATTGCTGATCTGACCAAGGCTCGGATGGCAGAGATTGCCGCGGGCACAGCACCAGACGATCTGGCGACCAAGATTATGACCACGCTGGACCCGGAAACCGGCAAAGGGTTTGGAGCCGAGGAAATGGTCGATCAGGTGGCGATCTTCTTTCTGGCCGGGCATGAGACCAGTGCCTCGGCGCTGGGGTGGGCGCTCTATCTGTTGGCGCTTTATCCCGAATGGCAGGAGAAGCTGGCCGCCGAAGTAGCAGAGCATGGTGCAGAGGAATTTGCGGATCTGTCAAAGCTGCGCCTGACGCGCGATGTGTTTCGCGAGACGCTGCGGCTGTATCCACCGGTGCCGATGATGGTACGCGAGGCAGTTCAGACAGAGAGGTTCCGGGACCGCGAGGTGCTCAGGGGATCTCAGATGGTGCTCAGCCCTTGGCATCTGCATCGCCACGAACGTCTCTGGGAGCGGCCGGATGAGTTCGATCCTGGCCGATGGCAGAGCGAGAACGGAAAAGCCTGTGCCCGGAACGCATATATGCCGTTCTCGGCGGGCTCCCGGGTCTGTACGGGGGCCGGGTTTGCCATGGTCGAGGGGGTCTTAATCCTCGCGCAAATTCTGCGCCACTATCGCATCACGCCTGTCGAAGGTCGGAGCCCCGAGCCCGTTGCGCATCTGACGGTACGCTCTCGCACGGGCATCTGGCTGCGTTTTTCGCATCGCTAG
- the fumC gene encoding class II fumarate hydratase, with amino-acid sequence MSNTRTETDSFGPLEVPSDKYWGAQTQRSIMNFPIGWEKQPVAIVRALGVIKKACAMANKASGKLDAKIADAVIQAAGEVVEGKFDDNFPLVVWQTGSGTQSNMNSNEVIANRAIEILGGVIGSKDPVHPNDHCNMGQSSNDTFPTAMHIATAMSVRDVLVPGLTKLAEGLEAKAEEFKDIIKIGRTHTQDATPLTLGQEFGGYAHQIRQGLARVEAAMPGIYELAQGGTAVGTGLNTVEGWGEEVAANMAEITGLPFVTAPNKFEALAAHDAMVFLSGALATIAGSCYKIANDIRFLGSGPRSGLGELILPENEPGSSIMPGKVNPTQAEALTQVAAHVMGNDAAIKFAGSQGHFELNVYNPMMSYNLLQSIQLLGDAADSFTERMLSGIQANEPRIDKLMKESLMLVTALAPTIGYDNATTVAKTAHKNGTTLKEEAIKLGFVDEETFDKVVRPEQMIGPKAK; translated from the coding sequence ATGTCGAACACCCGCACCGAAACCGACAGCTTTGGCCCGCTTGAGGTCCCTTCCGACAAATACTGGGGGGCGCAGACTCAGCGTTCGATCATGAACTTTCCCATTGGCTGGGAAAAACAGCCTGTCGCCATCGTGCGCGCGCTTGGCGTGATCAAGAAGGCCTGCGCCATGGCCAACAAAGCTTCGGGCAAGCTGGACGCCAAGATCGCAGATGCGGTGATCCAGGCCGCAGGCGAAGTGGTTGAGGGCAAGTTCGACGACAACTTCCCGCTCGTGGTCTGGCAGACCGGGTCCGGCACCCAGTCCAACATGAACTCCAACGAGGTGATCGCCAACCGCGCGATCGAGATCCTCGGCGGCGTCATTGGCTCCAAAGATCCAGTCCACCCGAACGATCACTGCAACATGGGGCAGTCCTCCAACGACACGTTCCCGACTGCCATGCATATCGCCACCGCAATGTCCGTGCGCGACGTGTTGGTGCCGGGCCTCACGAAACTGGCCGAGGGGCTGGAAGCCAAGGCCGAGGAATTCAAAGACATCATCAAGATCGGCCGCACCCACACGCAGGATGCAACGCCGCTCACACTGGGTCAGGAATTCGGCGGCTACGCGCATCAGATCCGTCAGGGTCTGGCCCGGGTTGAGGCTGCAATGCCCGGCATCTACGAGCTGGCACAGGGCGGCACCGCAGTTGGCACCGGTCTCAATACCGTAGAAGGCTGGGGCGAGGAAGTCGCTGCAAACATGGCAGAAATCACCGGTTTGCCGTTTGTGACCGCGCCCAACAAGTTCGAAGCCCTCGCAGCGCATGACGCGATGGTTTTCCTCTCTGGCGCGCTCGCGACCATCGCTGGCAGCTGCTACAAGATCGCCAACGACATTCGGTTCCTCGGCTCTGGCCCGCGCTCCGGTCTGGGCGAGCTGATCCTGCCAGAGAACGAACCCGGCTCTTCGATCATGCCGGGCAAAGTGAACCCGACCCAGGCCGAGGCGCTCACTCAGGTGGCAGCACATGTCATGGGCAATGACGCCGCGATCAAATTTGCGGGCTCTCAGGGTCACTTTGAACTGAACGTCTACAACCCGATGATGTCCTATAACCTCTTGCAGTCCATCCAGCTCCTCGGCGACGCGGCCGACAGCTTTACCGAGCGGATGCTGAGCGGCATTCAGGCCAACGAGCCGCGCATCGACAAGCTGATGAAAGAAAGCCTGATGCTGGTGACCGCGCTGGCACCGACCATCGGCTACGACAACGCCACCACGGTCGCCAAGACCGCGCATAAAAACGGCACCACCCTCAAGGAAGAGGCGATCAAACTCGGCTTTGTGGACGAAGAGACCTTTGACAAGGTTGTCCGCCCCGAGCAGATGATCGGCCCCAAGGCGAAGTGA
- a CDS encoding DUF4169 family protein, protein MGKPVNLNRFRKEKVRAEKKARADQNAVKFGRSKSEKQRDKTVDQRGRDHLDGHKIDD, encoded by the coding sequence ATGGGAAAACCGGTAAACCTGAACCGGTTCAGAAAAGAAAAAGTGCGGGCCGAGAAAAAGGCCCGCGCTGACCAAAATGCTGTGAAATTCGGCCGCAGCAAATCTGAAAAACAACGCGACAAAACCGTTGATCAACGTGGCAGAGATCATCTGGACGGCCACAAGATTGACGATTAG
- a CDS encoding Hint domain-containing protein, protein MPTHDFFVYTPDALTFSGGTIRVNSGFDPLSDRRVVSLTDDDSTLDGDFTRNERGIDSNQRATVFESDGSTLARIGGDFVQNDQVYAENQYVLTGDDGSEITVYALESGGTLIGYLPTAPLLRDVNYSYRTHNVINDDELTGSYQYWYRQYLGEDATDAGSYDDIQGAVIVCFTPNAQVTTPEGPRRIRDLAVGDRVLTRDNGYQTLRWKYHRRLSRADLDRQPHLAPIIFEPDALAPGCPKRRLKVSPQHRILIESHMSGLLFASNAILAPAKGLVNGTSVRQDQSGMPVTYVHLMFDRHEVIEADGLYSESYHPGAWALAAAEDAVRRELFEIFPALEADLNAYGPTCYPSINAQEARLLKA, encoded by the coding sequence ATGCCCACCCATGACTTTTTTGTCTACACGCCGGATGCGCTGACGTTTTCCGGCGGTACGATCCGCGTAAACTCTGGTTTTGACCCGCTTTCTGATCGGCGCGTTGTGTCTCTCACAGATGACGATTCCACGCTGGATGGGGATTTCACCCGAAATGAGCGCGGTATCGACAGCAACCAGCGGGCAACGGTTTTTGAAAGCGATGGCAGCACATTGGCGCGTATCGGCGGAGATTTTGTGCAAAACGACCAAGTCTATGCAGAAAATCAATATGTGCTGACCGGCGATGATGGCAGCGAAATTACCGTTTATGCGCTGGAAAGCGGCGGCACACTTATTGGCTATCTTCCAACTGCGCCGCTTTTACGGGATGTGAATTACAGCTACCGGACCCACAATGTCATCAACGATGACGAGCTGACGGGCTCCTATCAATATTGGTATCGTCAATACCTCGGCGAGGACGCGACCGATGCCGGATCCTATGATGACATTCAGGGGGCCGTGATCGTGTGTTTTACGCCCAACGCGCAGGTCACCACCCCGGAAGGTCCGCGCCGCATCCGGGATCTTGCCGTGGGCGATCGCGTGCTGACACGGGACAATGGTTATCAGACCCTGCGGTGGAAATATCACCGCCGCCTGTCACGCGCAGATCTCGACCGTCAACCGCATCTGGCGCCAATCATCTTTGAGCCAGACGCACTGGCGCCGGGCTGCCCCAAACGCCGCCTCAAAGTGTCTCCACAGCACCGGATTCTCATTGAATCCCACATGAGCGGGCTCCTCTTTGCCAGCAATGCCATCCTCGCACCGGCCAAGGGGCTGGTGAACGGCACCAGTGTGCGACAGGATCAAAGTGGCATGCCGGTCACCTATGTGCATCTGATGTTTGATCGCCATGAGGTGATCGAGGCCGATGGGCTCTATTCCGAAAGCTACCATCCCGGTGCCTGGGCGCTTGCGGCTGCCGAAGATGCGGTCCGGCGCGAGCTTTTTGAGATATTCCCGGCTCTGGAGGCGGATCTCAATGCCTATGGCCCTACATGTTATCCCTCTATAAATGCTCAAGAAGCACGTCTACTGAAGGCATGA
- a CDS encoding ribbon-helix-helix domain-containing protein produces MIGERPKKRSLTLRGHRTSVSLEDAFWSEFRRLAAREGRAINELAAEIDEQRGTDCGLASAIRLYVLSALKAETVT; encoded by the coding sequence ATGATTGGCGAACGGCCCAAGAAACGCTCCCTCACCCTGCGCGGTCACCGGACCTCGGTCTCGCTGGAGGATGCTTTCTGGAGCGAATTTCGTCGCCTCGCTGCGCGCGAAGGTCGGGCGATCAATGAGCTCGCCGCCGAGATTGACGAGCAGCGCGGTACGGACTGCGGGCTTGCCTCTGCCATTCGTCTCTATGTCCTGAGCGCCCTCAAGGCAGAAACCGTGACCTGA